One Legionella lansingensis genomic region harbors:
- the dksA gene encoding RNA polymerase-binding protein DksA, with amino-acid sequence MPEPIIDSPKERKRNVKNDAVSSMGIAPYQETAGEEYMNEKQLAHIEKILLAWRQSLMEEVDKTVIHMKDEAANFPDPSDRASQEEEFSLELRTRDRERKLIKKIEDALERLRDEDFGYCEACGIEIGLRRLEARPTATLCIDCKTLSEIKERQNQGG; translated from the coding sequence ATGCCAGAACCAATAATCGATTCACCCAAAGAGAGAAAACGAAACGTGAAAAATGACGCCGTAAGCAGCATGGGAATAGCTCCCTATCAGGAAACCGCTGGCGAAGAATACATGAACGAGAAACAACTCGCTCATATCGAGAAAATATTGCTTGCTTGGCGCCAATCACTGATGGAAGAAGTGGATAAAACTGTCATTCATATGAAAGATGAGGCGGCAAATTTCCCGGATCCCTCTGATCGCGCCAGCCAAGAAGAAGAATTTAGCCTTGAATTAAGAACGCGTGATCGGGAAAGAAAACTCATTAAAAAGATCGAAGATGCCTTGGAAAGACTACGCGATGAAGACTTTGGTTATTGCGAAGCCTGTGGCATTGAAATCGGATTACGACGCTTGGAAGCACGTCCTACAGCTACGTTGTGTATAGATTGTAAGACTTTGTCTGAAATCAAAGAACGTCAAAATCAAGGCGGGTAA
- the waaA gene encoding lipid IV(A) 3-deoxy-D-manno-octulosonic acid transferase — MRQIYSLLLYLLTPYLLLRLWWKGKQAPAYRQRISERFALNAKKPEQFDIWVHAVSLGEVIAVTPLIDHFLDKGYKLLVTTMTPTGSGRVQQRFGNKVTHQYVPYDLPWVVRRFYKKNQPKVAIFVETELWPNLGFYAQQANISLFIVNARLSERSYQGYRKATCLFKPVLQRFDQILAQSEDDAKRYIALGAPANKVLVLGNMKFDLQTQNINGEKFAELKQKWGQDRVVLMVASTHDNEEELILSRLKELQTHIANLILLIAPRHPERFHKIYELSVQMGFNTGLRSNVATLNPNNDVVVLDCLGELLGFYQLSDYAFVGGSFVPVGGHNVLEPIAMNVPVFSGPHVHNFKTICRDLQEAHAIELVADVEELIDRILILHKDETRRQALVRNATQVLEANKGAVAKYAEKVELILQE, encoded by the coding sequence ATGCGCCAGATTTATTCTCTTTTGCTGTATTTGCTCACACCCTATTTATTGCTGCGTTTATGGTGGAAAGGAAAACAAGCGCCTGCATATCGACAACGAATTTCGGAGCGCTTCGCCTTGAATGCAAAAAAGCCGGAGCAGTTCGATATATGGGTCCATGCTGTCTCTTTAGGAGAAGTGATTGCAGTAACCCCGCTCATTGATCATTTTCTGGACAAAGGTTACAAGCTGTTGGTCACGACAATGACCCCTACCGGTTCGGGGCGGGTACAGCAGCGCTTTGGTAATAAGGTTACACATCAATATGTACCTTATGATCTACCTTGGGTGGTACGCCGTTTTTATAAAAAAAATCAACCTAAAGTAGCTATCTTTGTGGAAACCGAGCTATGGCCAAATCTAGGGTTTTACGCTCAGCAGGCCAATATTTCCCTATTCATTGTGAATGCCAGGCTCTCAGAGCGTTCTTATCAAGGTTATCGGAAGGCAACATGTCTTTTTAAACCCGTATTGCAACGATTTGATCAGATTCTTGCTCAAAGCGAAGATGATGCTAAGCGATATATAGCGCTTGGTGCTCCAGCAAACAAGGTCTTGGTATTGGGAAATATGAAATTCGACCTGCAAACACAGAATATTAATGGTGAAAAATTTGCCGAATTAAAACAGAAGTGGGGGCAGGACCGCGTTGTTCTGATGGTTGCCAGTACCCATGATAATGAAGAGGAACTGATTTTATCACGATTAAAAGAGCTGCAAACCCATATCGCCAATCTAATTCTCTTGATTGCCCCACGGCATCCAGAGCGTTTTCACAAAATCTATGAATTAAGTGTGCAAATGGGATTTAACACGGGTCTTCGCTCCAATGTTGCAACATTAAACCCTAATAACGATGTGGTGGTACTCGACTGTTTGGGTGAATTATTAGGATTTTACCAGCTGAGTGACTATGCATTCGTGGGTGGTAGTTTTGTTCCTGTGGGGGGACACAATGTTCTTGAGCCCATAGCGATGAACGTTCCGGTTTTTAGTGGTCCTCATGTTCATAATTTTAAAACCATTTGCCGTGATTTGCAGGAAGCTCATGCGATCGAATTGGTTGCAGATGTTGAGGAGTTAATTGACAGGATTCTTATTCTCCACAAGGATGAAACCAGAAGGCAAGCTCTGGTTAGAAATGCTACTCAAGTCCTTGAAGCCAATAAAGGCGCTGTTGCCAAATATGCTGAGAAGGTGGAGTTGATTTTACAAGAGTAA
- the djlA gene encoding co-chaperone DjlA has product MNLRDFFTHYHWWGKLLGAFFGYLIGGPAGALFGILIGNFFDRGIIEHFNRPHQYYYQERREAVQKIFFEATFSIMGYIAKSDGRISEEEIRVAKALMDEMRLNREQKIAAKKFFNEGKTLTFDLAAVLTRLDEACWDNPDLLKLFMDIQYRAAKTDNFSEAKLQALDIVFRRLGFAPVRQQYRFYEDFGFRETSQSQESSSRYSSNQQRYYQTPPNSLAHAYAILEIDSHANKQEVKRAYRRLISRNHPDKLIAQGLPEQMIKVANDKTQKIRKAYEQICASKGW; this is encoded by the coding sequence ATGAATCTGCGCGATTTCTTTACTCACTATCACTGGTGGGGAAAACTACTTGGGGCATTTTTTGGCTATCTTATCGGCGGGCCGGCTGGAGCTTTGTTTGGAATTCTCATTGGCAACTTTTTTGATCGCGGTATCATCGAGCATTTTAACCGCCCCCATCAGTATTACTATCAAGAAAGAAGAGAAGCGGTGCAAAAAATTTTTTTTGAAGCAACGTTCTCGATCATGGGCTATATTGCCAAATCTGATGGACGTATTTCAGAAGAAGAAATACGCGTGGCCAAAGCACTTATGGATGAAATGCGCTTAAACCGTGAGCAAAAAATTGCGGCAAAGAAATTCTTTAATGAGGGTAAAACGCTGACCTTTGATTTGGCCGCAGTGCTCACGCGATTAGATGAAGCTTGTTGGGACAATCCTGATCTTTTAAAGCTCTTCATGGACATTCAATACCGTGCCGCTAAAACGGATAATTTTTCTGAAGCAAAATTACAAGCCTTAGATATTGTCTTCAGACGCTTGGGATTTGCTCCAGTTCGCCAGCAGTATCGTTTTTATGAGGATTTTGGCTTTAGAGAGACATCACAATCTCAAGAATCATCTTCGCGATATTCTTCTAACCAACAGCGATACTATCAAACACCCCCCAATAGTCTTGCACACGCTTACGCTATTTTAGAAATTGATAGTCACGCAAACAAGCAAGAGGTCAAACGCGCTTACCGGCGATTAATTAGTCGTAATCATCCTGATAAACTCATTGCCCAGGGGCTCCCGGAACAAATGATCAAAGTTGCCAACGATAAAACACAAAAAATCCGCAAAGCCTATGAACAAATTTGTGCTAGTAAGGGATGGTAA
- a CDS encoding TlpA family protein disulfide reductase yields MAKENEWKSFFMIFLWLAYAGIFLIGCSNDSLKKAPPLSKPIIWLNNPDNIQNITFSNQVLLLEFLTNDCEGCIQLLSSLSKVKNDYGKSIDIVGIYTPNPNSPLGQLDASYYVKSIGISYPVVYDKEAKLFNAYQIIGWPTLILINKKGDIQETIYGIHSADYLSQVIQKLIKGELE; encoded by the coding sequence TTGGCAAAAGAGAACGAGTGGAAATCATTTTTCATGATTTTTTTATGGCTAGCCTATGCAGGGATTTTTTTAATTGGTTGTTCGAATGATTCCCTTAAAAAAGCTCCCCCACTTTCAAAACCTATTATTTGGCTCAACAATCCGGATAATATTCAGAATATTACTTTTTCAAATCAGGTTCTATTACTTGAATTCTTAACCAATGATTGTGAAGGCTGTATCCAATTATTATCTTCGTTATCAAAAGTAAAAAACGATTATGGCAAATCCATTGATATAGTCGGTATTTACACACCCAATCCGAATTCTCCACTGGGCCAATTAGATGCAAGCTATTATGTTAAATCAATTGGTATTTCTTATCCTGTTGTTTATGACAAGGAAGCCAAATTATTTAATGCTTATCAAATCATTGGCTGGCCAACCCTTATTTTAATTAACAAAAAAGGCGATATTCAAGAAACAATTTACGGTATTCACAGTGCAGACTATCTAAGTCAAGTCATTCAAAAGCTAATCAAAGGAGAACTGGAATGA
- a CDS encoding ATP-binding protein, producing the protein MSVMEAIDNFFQTQGFMPHGMCLLWKPAILWTMVIGNAVTALAYFIIPIALIYLILKRRDIGFKWMFVLFGLFILACGLTHVMSIVTLWKPMYGLEALVLAFTGIVSLLTAILIWPLLPILFKIPSPWQLEKMNEALNQSNKELDDFAYIASHDLKEPLRGINNFSSFLLEDYYDKLDEEGKEQLNTLKRLSQRMEALINDLLIYSRAGRAELVYQPCNLNEVVENKLQLLDSYLKENNANVIIKRPLPMIVCDKARVGEIFHNLIVNAIKYNNSEEKTVTIDFKEANDHYVFSIEDNGIGIAAEHFDNIFKIFKRLHGRDEYGGGTGLGLTLIKKIIERHKGKIWLDSQVDKGTTFYFSIIKALKPGNEVAITELLNGNHHG; encoded by the coding sequence ATGAGCGTCATGGAAGCAATTGATAATTTCTTTCAGACACAAGGATTTATGCCCCATGGTATGTGTTTGTTGTGGAAACCAGCTATTTTGTGGACGATGGTGATTGGTAATGCGGTGACTGCGCTAGCCTATTTTATTATTCCTATTGCATTAATTTACCTCATTTTAAAACGAAGAGACATTGGCTTTAAATGGATGTTTGTCTTATTTGGTCTTTTTATTCTTGCCTGTGGTCTTACCCATGTAATGAGCATTGTTACCCTGTGGAAACCCATGTACGGATTAGAAGCACTCGTTCTAGCCTTTACCGGCATCGTTTCTTTACTAACAGCGATTTTAATTTGGCCACTATTACCGATTTTATTTAAAATACCTTCTCCGTGGCAACTTGAAAAAATGAACGAAGCCTTAAACCAATCCAATAAAGAACTGGATGATTTTGCCTACATCGCCTCACACGATTTAAAAGAACCCTTGCGCGGCATTAATAATTTTTCATCTTTTTTACTAGAAGATTATTACGATAAGCTTGATGAAGAAGGAAAAGAACAATTAAATACCTTAAAGCGGCTTAGTCAGCGTATGGAAGCATTGATTAACGACCTGTTAATTTATTCCAGAGCTGGACGCGCTGAATTAGTGTATCAACCCTGTAATCTTAATGAAGTTGTAGAAAATAAGCTGCAGTTATTGGACTCATACCTCAAAGAAAATAATGCCAACGTGATTATCAAACGTCCTTTACCCATGATCGTTTGTGATAAAGCTCGTGTTGGCGAAATTTTTCACAATCTCATTGTTAATGCTATAAAATATAATAACAGTGAAGAAAAAACCGTGACCATTGATTTCAAAGAAGCAAATGATCACTACGTATTTTCCATTGAGGACAACGGCATAGGCATTGCAGCAGAACATTTTGACAATATATTTAAAATTTTTAAGCGCTTGCATGGCCGTGATGAATACGGTGGGGGTACAGGACTTGGCTTAACGTTGATTAAAAAAATTATTGAGCGCCATAAAGGTAAAATTTGGTTAGATTCGCAGGTGGATAAAGGGACTACATTTTACTTCAGCATTATTAAAGCCTTAAAACCAGGCAATGAAGTAGCAATTACAGAACTATTAAATGGAAATCATCATGGATGA
- a CDS encoding response regulator: MDEQKFRTILLIEDSNEDYYATKRAFEKSGVANQLYRCADGIEALDYLYRRDKYADPLTSPRPNVILLDLNLPKKDGRDVLKTVKSDPDLQIIPIIVLTTSLDERDINYCYQMGANSYIQKPVDLNRFIEAIRRLKDYWFEIVILPRGK, translated from the coding sequence ATGGATGAGCAGAAATTCCGCACGATTTTACTGATTGAGGATAGTAATGAAGATTATTACGCGACTAAACGTGCTTTTGAAAAATCAGGAGTTGCTAATCAGCTTTATCGCTGCGCGGATGGGATAGAAGCACTGGATTATCTTTATCGTCGGGATAAATATGCTGATCCCCTCACATCCCCTCGCCCAAATGTGATTTTGCTCGACCTCAATTTACCCAAAAAAGACGGCCGAGATGTTTTAAAAACCGTTAAAAGTGATCCTGACTTGCAGATTATTCCCATTATCGTGTTAACCACCTCATTAGATGAACGGGATATTAATTATTGTTATCAAATGGGTGCCAACAGCTATATCCAAAAACCAGTCGATCTCAATCGTTTTATTGAAGCCATCAGGCGTTTAAAAGATTATTGGTTTGAAATTGTTATCTTACCTAGAGGAAAGTAA
- a CDS encoding two-component system response regulator, which produces MDKLNHLLIVDDNIEDQVAYKRYISKTFQQQLSIQTMEKGELALDFLKTNQVDCILLDYQLPDMTGLDFLRKLKDGDVISTPVIMLTGTGNEKIAIEALKIGAYDYLNKGELKPEILYSAIANAVEKSQLIRKVKAKESEINYLAYHDFLTGIPNRAQFETHLKKVFARAQRYCRAFALLLIDLDRFKLINDNYGHETGDSLLKQVARRFQQCLRESDILARLGGDEFAVLADHIEHHEQIAVIAKKLIDALSVPLNINGHKIKTSPSIGIAIYRDSNTTISRMLSNADLALYKAKNSGRNTFRCFSEELTIQSNQQMETENALYDALETQNFYLCYQPIIHIETNQLLGMEVLLRSDHPVLQHTPVNTLIEIANKTGLIIPLGNWILEKTFQQLSTWREIKVSPFKLSINLSINQLAHGNWLQTFQSLINKYHIDPRELIFELAESDMVFNVNDIGEQLATLTTMGCDLLIDNFGAGYSSLNLIRQLPITGVKLDRSFIKNLATTPNDAKMIKAIHLLIRSLDMLFIVTGIETQVQFNILKNHSHLLGQGFYFSKPLRDPLPFLK; this is translated from the coding sequence ATGGATAAGCTGAACCACTTATTGATTGTTGATGACAACATTGAAGATCAAGTTGCCTATAAGCGTTATATTTCAAAAACGTTTCAGCAACAACTGAGCATCCAAACAATGGAGAAAGGGGAGCTTGCCCTTGATTTTCTTAAAACCAATCAAGTTGATTGTATTTTATTAGATTATCAATTACCGGATATGACAGGACTTGATTTTTTAAGAAAACTTAAAGACGGCGATGTTATTTCTACCCCTGTGATTATGTTAACGGGCACTGGCAATGAAAAGATTGCCATTGAGGCCTTAAAAATCGGCGCCTACGATTACCTTAACAAAGGTGAATTAAAGCCAGAGATTCTCTATAGTGCTATCGCTAACGCCGTTGAAAAATCACAGTTGATCAGGAAAGTAAAAGCAAAAGAGTCAGAAATTAATTATTTGGCTTATCATGATTTTTTAACCGGGATCCCCAATCGTGCTCAATTTGAAACACATCTTAAAAAAGTATTTGCTCGAGCACAACGCTATTGCCGCGCTTTTGCCCTCTTATTGATCGATCTCGATCGATTTAAATTGATCAATGATAATTACGGTCATGAAACAGGCGATAGTCTCTTAAAACAAGTGGCTCGACGCTTTCAACAATGCCTTCGAGAAAGCGACATTCTGGCAAGGCTAGGTGGTGATGAATTCGCTGTTCTTGCTGATCATATTGAACACCATGAACAGATCGCGGTCATTGCCAAGAAATTAATTGATGCTTTGTCGGTCCCACTCAACATCAATGGGCATAAAATAAAAACGTCACCCAGTATTGGGATTGCTATTTATCGAGATTCCAACACAACCATTTCCAGAATGCTTTCCAATGCCGATTTAGCACTCTACAAGGCAAAAAACAGCGGTAGAAATACCTTTCGCTGTTTTAGTGAAGAATTAACGATCCAATCCAATCAACAAATGGAAACTGAAAATGCGTTGTATGACGCATTAGAAACGCAAAATTTCTACCTTTGCTATCAACCCATTATTCATATTGAAACCAATCAACTATTGGGTATGGAAGTATTATTGCGCTCAGATCATCCTGTGCTGCAACATACTCCCGTCAATACCCTTATTGAGATTGCGAATAAAACAGGATTAATTATACCTTTAGGAAATTGGATTTTAGAAAAAACATTCCAACAATTATCAACGTGGCGAGAAATAAAAGTAAGCCCTTTTAAACTGTCAATCAATCTGTCTATTAATCAGTTAGCCCATGGAAATTGGCTACAAACTTTTCAATCGTTAATAAACAAATATCACATTGATCCTCGCGAGCTAATTTTTGAATTGGCCGAATCCGATATGGTATTTAATGTCAATGATATCGGTGAGCAATTAGCCACTTTAACGACTATGGGTTGTGATCTCTTGATTGATAATTTTGGCGCAGGTTACTCTTCTTTGAATTTAATTCGTCAATTACCCATCACTGGCGTGAAACTGGATAGATCCTTTATAAAAAATCTCGCAACAACTCCAAATGATGCGAAAATGATTAAGGCGATCCATTTATTAATCCGCTCTCTGGATATGTTATTCATAGTGACCGGTATTGAAACACAAGTTCAATTCAATATCTTAAAAAACCATTCTCATCTTTTGGGGCAAGGATTTTATTTCTCTAAACCACTTCGAGATCCTCTCCCCTTTCTGAAATAA
- a CDS encoding L,D-transpeptidase — protein sequence MNKLLWVGLLCLGLTSCMQYCDESCYITDDVGMVHRTTHYTQDKRGREYFPVKAPATGRKQFIFDPKAFAWAAYDADGNRVMTGSASGGKDVCDENPNESCRTVTGTFHVYNKKGIECRSGEYPVETTGGAKMPYCMYFFQGYTIHAAYDVPYANSSHGCVRVLPSAAKWLNEEFITVGTQVTVLPYTDEEKVS from the coding sequence ATGAATAAGTTGTTGTGGGTTGGCTTATTATGTCTTGGGCTTACGAGCTGTATGCAGTATTGCGATGAATCGTGCTATATCACTGATGATGTAGGTATGGTCCATCGTACTACCCATTATACACAAGATAAGCGTGGTCGCGAGTATTTCCCGGTAAAAGCCCCAGCAACTGGACGTAAACAATTCATATTTGACCCTAAGGCCTTTGCCTGGGCAGCTTATGATGCAGATGGCAATCGAGTAATGACTGGCAGTGCTTCTGGTGGTAAAGACGTTTGCGATGAAAATCCAAATGAGTCATGCCGTACCGTCACTGGAACCTTCCATGTTTATAACAAAAAAGGAATCGAATGTCGCTCTGGAGAATACCCTGTAGAGACCACAGGTGGGGCAAAAATGCCATACTGCATGTACTTCTTCCAAGGATACACGATTCATGCCGCTTATGACGTACCTTACGCCAATTCCAGCCATGGTTGTGTACGAGTCCTACCCAGTGCTGCTAAATGGTTGAATGAAGAGTTTATCACTGTAGGTACACAGGTAACGGTTCTTCCTTATACGGATGAGGAAAAAGTTTCGTAG
- the ettA gene encoding energy-dependent translational throttle protein EttA has protein sequence MSQYIFTMNRVSKVVDNQRFILKDISLSFFPGAKIGVLGLNGSGKSTLLRIMAGVDQQYEGEARPQPGIKIGYLAQEPQLDLAKTVREVVEEGVAEIKSKLAQFDEISMRFAEPMSDDEMNALLAQQGELQNEIETCGGWDLDRKLDIAADALRLPDWDAKINQLSGGERRRVALCRLLLSSPDMLLLDEPTNHLDAESVAWLERYLEEFRGTVVAITHDRYFLDNAAEWILELDRGEGIPYKGNYTSWLEQKEARLSLEDKQQAAHQRAIKAELEWVRTSPKGRHAKNKARLARFEEMSSKEFQKRNETNELYIPPGERLGDLVIEAHHLRKAFGERLLIDDLSFQLPRGGILGIIGPNGAGKSTFLKMITGQETPDSGDIRIGETVDLAYVDQMRDHLEDNKTVWEEISNNQDIIQVGSFQMPSRAYVGRFNFKGADQQKRMSQLSGGERNRVHLAKLLKRGANVILLDEPSNDLDVETLRALEEAILNFPGCAIVISHDRWFLDRICTHLMAFEGDSQVVFIEGNYTDYEADRRRRLGDEADRPSRIKYRRLKD, from the coding sequence ATGTCGCAGTATATTTTTACTATGAACCGTGTAAGTAAAGTCGTTGACAACCAACGCTTTATTTTGAAAGACATTTCTTTAAGTTTTTTCCCAGGCGCCAAAATTGGTGTCTTAGGTTTAAATGGTTCGGGTAAGTCCACCTTATTGCGAATTATGGCAGGGGTTGACCAGCAATATGAGGGGGAGGCAAGACCACAGCCTGGCATCAAGATTGGTTATCTTGCGCAAGAACCACAATTGGATTTAGCTAAGACAGTTCGCGAGGTTGTTGAAGAAGGTGTTGCAGAAATCAAGAGCAAACTAGCTCAGTTTGATGAAATTAGCATGCGTTTTGCAGAACCCATGAGCGATGATGAAATGAATGCGCTATTGGCCCAACAGGGAGAGCTTCAGAATGAGATCGAAACCTGTGGTGGTTGGGATCTTGATCGTAAATTAGATATTGCTGCTGATGCACTTCGCTTACCCGATTGGGATGCAAAAATTAATCAACTTTCAGGTGGAGAACGCCGCCGAGTTGCTTTATGTCGCTTATTACTCTCAAGTCCGGATATGTTATTGCTGGATGAACCGACCAACCATTTAGATGCCGAAAGCGTTGCTTGGCTCGAGCGCTACTTGGAGGAGTTTCGTGGTACCGTTGTCGCCATCACTCATGATAGGTATTTTCTTGATAATGCTGCTGAGTGGATTCTAGAACTCGATCGCGGCGAGGGTATCCCTTATAAAGGAAATTACACGTCCTGGCTTGAGCAAAAAGAAGCACGCTTAAGCTTAGAGGACAAACAACAAGCTGCCCATCAACGTGCTATTAAAGCTGAATTAGAATGGGTGCGGACTTCTCCCAAAGGTCGTCATGCCAAGAACAAGGCAAGGCTGGCTCGTTTTGAAGAAATGAGTTCGAAAGAGTTTCAAAAACGCAATGAAACCAATGAACTATACATTCCTCCAGGAGAGCGCTTAGGTGATTTAGTCATTGAGGCCCATCATTTACGTAAAGCTTTTGGGGAGCGTCTGTTAATCGATGACTTAAGTTTCCAGTTGCCTAGAGGCGGAATTCTGGGGATCATTGGTCCCAATGGTGCTGGTAAGTCAACGTTTCTAAAAATGATTACTGGACAAGAAACGCCTGATAGTGGGGACATTCGCATTGGTGAAACTGTCGATCTCGCTTATGTGGACCAAATGCGAGATCATCTCGAGGATAACAAAACAGTCTGGGAAGAAATCTCCAATAATCAGGATATTATACAGGTAGGCTCTTTTCAGATGCCTTCCCGTGCTTATGTTGGACGATTTAACTTCAAAGGAGCCGATCAGCAAAAGAGAATGTCACAGCTTTCAGGTGGCGAGCGCAATCGCGTGCATTTGGCCAAACTTTTGAAACGCGGGGCGAATGTGATATTGCTTGATGAGCCAAGTAATGATCTTGATGTTGAAACGTTAAGAGCACTAGAAGAAGCCATATTGAATTTTCCTGGTTGTGCGATTGTCATTTCCCACGATCGCTGGTTTCTCGATCGAATTTGTACTCATTTAATGGCTTTTGAAGGTGACTCCCAGGTTGTTTTTATTGAAGGTAATTACACCGATTATGAGGCTGATAGAAGGCGAAGATTAGGTGATGAAGCGGATAGACCTTCTCGAATTAAATATCGTCGCTTAAAGGATTAA
- the tdh gene encoding L-threonine 3-dehydrogenase, with protein MKSLVKAKREPGIWMQDSPVPEYGVNDVLIKIHKTAICGTDIHIYSWDDWAQATIPVPMAVGHEFYGEIVEIGREVRGLRVGQRVSGEGHITCGMCRNCRAGKRHLCRNTQGVGVNRPGCFAEYLSIPASNVLVLPDNITGDQAAILDPLGNATHCALSFDVVGEDVLITGAGPIGIMAAAIVRHIGARHVVITDVNDYRLDLARKMGVTRAVNVKYQPVKDVMGELGMTEGFDVGLEMSGNPTALNDMVKVMNHGGHIAMLGIPPQETAIDWNQVIFKGLVIKGIYGREMFETWYKMITMLQSGLNIEPVITHHFPVADYQRAFQIMASGQSGKVILDWS; from the coding sequence ATGAAATCATTAGTGAAAGCTAAACGTGAGCCCGGAATTTGGATGCAGGATAGTCCTGTACCCGAGTATGGGGTGAATGATGTTCTCATTAAAATTCATAAAACCGCAATTTGTGGAACAGATATCCATATTTATTCTTGGGACGATTGGGCACAGGCAACAATACCTGTTCCAATGGCTGTGGGTCATGAGTTCTATGGAGAGATTGTTGAAATTGGCCGAGAAGTAAGAGGATTGAGAGTAGGGCAACGTGTTTCGGGAGAAGGGCATATTACCTGTGGTATGTGTCGTAATTGTCGTGCCGGGAAACGTCATTTGTGCCGTAATACTCAGGGGGTAGGTGTTAATCGCCCCGGTTGCTTTGCCGAGTATCTTTCTATACCGGCCAGTAATGTTCTTGTTTTGCCTGACAATATTACAGGAGATCAGGCGGCTATTCTTGATCCTTTAGGTAATGCTACCCATTGCGCACTGTCCTTTGATGTTGTTGGTGAAGATGTCTTAATCACTGGTGCTGGCCCAATTGGCATCATGGCTGCTGCTATTGTGCGTCACATTGGTGCTCGCCATGTAGTCATTACTGATGTTAACGATTATCGCTTGGATTTAGCGCGCAAAATGGGTGTTACGCGCGCGGTCAATGTCAAATACCAACCTGTCAAGGATGTTATGGGTGAGTTAGGAATGACAGAAGGATTTGATGTTGGTCTAGAGATGTCTGGTAACCCCACGGCATTAAATGACATGGTAAAAGTCATGAATCATGGGGGACATATTGCCATGTTGGGTATCCCACCTCAGGAAACAGCCATCGACTGGAACCAGGTCATTTTTAAAGGACTAGTGATAAAAGGAATCTATGGCCGTGAAATGTTTGAAACATGGTACAAAATGATAACGATGCTCCAAAGCGGTTTGAATATAGAGCCAGTAATCACTCATCATTTCCCCGTAGCTGATTACCAACGGGCTTTTCAGATCATGGCATCTGGACAATCAGGTAAAGTCATTCTTGATTGGTCTTGA